A section of the Leptidea sinapis chromosome 26, ilLepSina1.1, whole genome shotgun sequence genome encodes:
- the LOC126972379 gene encoding erythroid differentiation-related factor 1 isoform X2, which yields MEQQENDHDHKTNKERSPSPGVKSTAVVKYTAFQTPVGYARLQCNTDLNLPPTNWGGIDSYGLKQILTGGTGMSSFRMAHMFPDCVGEVDVISDAECIKKLLKLPYQPNGTVSMMVHRVENTLLLDDFDVYNYLMKSEWTWLKDFFYENIFKTMSEKERMSLTAAGSPSSALQLTNKFLSHSVLERAEPAPSVVPHTPVCLTGPFLPEPEPRPEEPAEASYNRNVLWTFEDIHMLVGSNLPIFGDKDRPCVSLRLRDANEPINVLTGIDYWLDNLMCNVPEVLMCYHLDGIVQRYEPMKTEDLPKMENSKFSPKVIRNVAQNILSFLKSNATKAGHTYWLFKGPHDDVVKLYDLTSLCPDAMDNPFTTPVAMLLYRVARNMRLMNRSRHVRQLLQHVVALLQQERYPQLVASSHYMLSDLYVPATTNPAAPGFKDESSDSDEESEFGNYAEFRKGDSDKCKGDRSACGDTCEQEGNTDDKDETLHHNFFLTGT from the exons GAGCGAAGTCCATCCCCAGGTGTTAAGTCAACTGCAGTTGTTAAGTATACAGCATTTCAAACCCCAGTTGGCTATGCTCGGCTGCAGTGCAACACGGATCTCAACCTGCCCCCCACAAACTGGGGTGGGATAGATAGTTATGGTCTCAAACAGATACTTACAGGGGGAACTGGAATGTCAAG TTTCAGAATGGCCCACATGTTCCCAGACTGTGTGGGCGAggttgatgtcatttctgatgcCGAGTGTATCAAGAAACTACTCAAGTTACCATATCAGCCCAATGGAACT GTCAGCATGATGGTGCATAGAGTTGAGAATACGTTACTCCTGGATGACTTTGATGTATATAACTATCTGATGAAGTCGGAGTGGACCTGGCTGAAGGATTTCTTCTATGAGAATATATTTAAGACAATGTCTGAAAAG GAGCGAATGTCTCTGACAGCGGCCGGAAGTCCCAGTTCTGCCTTGCAGCTGACCAACAAGTTCCTGTCGCACAGTGTGCTGGAACGCGCTGAGCCCGCACCATCCGTTGTACCTCACACTCCTGTGTGCCTCACCG gTCCATTTCTCCCGGAACCCGAACCTCGACCTGAAGAGCCTGCGGAAGCCAGCTACAACCGCAACGTGCTGTGGACCTTCGAGGATATCCACATGCTGGTGGGCAGCAACCTGCCCATCTTTGGCGACAAGGACCGGCCCTGTGTCAGTCTGAGACTGCGCGATGCCAACGAGCCCATCAATGTGTTGACAG GCATAGATTATTGGCTCGACAACCTGATGTGTAATGTGCCTGAGGTGCTCATGTGTTACCACCTGGACGGCATAGTCCAGAGGTACGAGCCGATGAAGACCGAAGACCTTCCGAAGATGGAGAACTCTAAGTTCTCGCCCAAGGTTATCAGAAACGTGGCACAGAACATTCtgtcctttttgaagtcgaacGCGACTAAGGCTGGCCACACGTATTG GCTATTCAAAGGCCCCCACGACGACGTAGTCAAACTATACGACCTGACCTCCCTGTGTCCTGACGCGATGGACAACCCGTTCACCACGCCAGTCGCCATGTTGCTGTACCGCGTGGCCAGGAACATGAGGCTCATGAACCGCAGCCGCCACGTGAGGCAGCTGCTGCAGCACGTGGTGGCTCTGCTGCAGCAGGAGAGATACCCGCAGCTGGTGGCTTCCTCGCACTACATGCTATCTGATTTGTACGTGCCGGCCACCACCAATCCGGCAGCACCGGGCTTTAAAG acgAAAGCTCGGATTCCGACGAAGAGTCGGAGTTCGGTAACTACGCTGAGTTTCGCAAGGGAGACAGCGATAAGTGTAAGGGAGACCGCAGTGCTTGTGGAGACACCTGCGAGCAAGAGGGCAATACGGACGACAAGGATGAAACATTGCATCATAAT TTCTTCTTAACAGGTACATAA
- the LOC126972379 gene encoding erythroid differentiation-related factor 1 isoform X1, with protein sequence MDDMAVQVRGLALRDIGHRSTRHDTDEKTKDTGGKGLGVEVPERCGKALSHALKGLLALHHLTIDKSKEEERERLKQQIIIEEQHPKMANPYEPIKMDYEPINKKKEPQEHTSRSRRRKRDKKQTKKSGNCLIETNSNVDKNAILIRNKILQWQEPNRDDNFAWKMHLKTLLYEKICLAYATLAEYSYSHEQYGFSLKYIDIASKCQKLLSSMILKSRVVDASCLVGRVGDNFIQISKHWGKLEQFRKQFNTDHEIDAVIRMEIENDLSEEADGVVTDEFDLDISLPTSETEAMVSSCHYYRRASEARRDGASRRAELQRRLASVCNELAVKYMSDAQSVYSKFFAEEDEGSPMAQQYLAQFTAMSKKSSELLDEATEIFERVNDLPNLVLLYCNKARYMRFKAHCDPDGSLAPKSSLYRDAEELYLKSLRVLGSRECCGAASVWDLVCWELSCHLYTKATLLYEHSKDPAEIMESFKHALKYCQLSPGPRQYLYQFRAAMIHTRLGSLYHAQYRSLSPDNDGAKRRALMTLACTNYERSTMMLATLEEVALFLTARLEHVAALEMVPVSSNIKLKSLQNAVELLRQCHSIMKVLRDKEPDEKEQAKPEDDHSVTDELSLLKLYETKLHLMLKSIVQYCRCSNTKDYEKMADSYKRLYLISLKIKKSEDIRSYAASICDVLQAMDEVS encoded by the exons ATGGATGATATGGCAGTACAGGTGCGCGGTCTTGCTCTACGCGACATCGGACATAGATCTACTAGACACGACACA GACGAAAAGACGAAGGACACGGGGGGCAAAGGCCTTGGCGTGGAGGTACCGGAGCGATGTGGCAAAGCGCTCAGTCACGCGCTGAAGGGACTGTTAGCTCTCCATCATCTTACTATTGACAAGTCTAAG GAAGAAGAACGGGAGCGTCTCAAACAGCAGATCATCATCGAAGAACAGCATCCTAAAATGGCAAACCCCTACGAGCCTATCAAGATGGACTATGAACCCATAAACAAAAAGAAAGAGCCGCAGGAACATACCTCTAGAAGTCGGCGACGGAAACGTGATAAAAAGCAAACCAAAAAGTCTGGAAACTGTCTAATCGAGACCAACTCTAACGTAGACAAGAATGCCATTTTGATCAGAAATAAGATATTGCAATGGCAAGAGCCGAATAGAGATGATAACTTCGCGTGGAAGATGCACCTGAAGACATTGCTttacgaaaaaatatgtttggcTTACGCTACTTTAGCTGAGTACAGCTATTCGCACGAGCAGTACGGCTTCTCGCTAAAATACATTGATATAGCCAGTAAATGCCAGAAGCTGTTAAGCAGCATGATATTGAAGAGTCGAGTGGTGGATGCGTCCTGTCTTGTCGGGAGAGTGGGTGATAACTTCATCCAGATTAGTAAACATTGGGGTAAGCTGGAGCAATTCAGGAAACAGTTTAACACAGACCATGAGATTGATGCAGTGATAAGAATGGAGATTGAGAACGATTTGAGTGAAGAGGCTGACGGTGTCGTTACAGATGAATTTGATTTGG ATATATCGCTGCCCACGAGCGAGACGGAGGCGATGGTGTCGTCGTGCCACTACTACCGGCGAGCGAGCGAGGCGCGGCGGGACGGAGCGAGCAGGCGGGCTGAGCTACAGCGGCGTCTGGCGTCCGTGTGCAACGAGCTGGCTGTCAAGTACATGAGCGATGCACAGA GTGTATACTCGAAGTTCTTCGCCGAGGAAGACGAGGGGAGTCCAATGGCGCAGCAATACCTGGCGCAGTTCACGGCCATGTCGAAGAAGTCTTCGGAGCTGCTCGACGAAGCGACGGAGATCTTCGAGAGGGTCAACGACCTGCCCAATTTAGTGCTGCTTTACTGCAACAAGGCGCGGTATATGAGGTTCAAGGCCCACTGTGACCCGGACGGCTCGCT GGCCCCCAAGTCGAGCTTGTACCGTGATGCAGAGGAGCTGTACTTGAAGTCTCTCCGAGTGCTGGGCTCGCGCGAGTGTTGCGGCGCGGCCTCTGTGTGGGACCTGGTGTGCTGGGAGCTCTCCTGTCACCTGTATACCAAGGCCACCCTGCTGTACGAACACTCCAAG GATCCAGCAGAAATAATGGAGTCTTTCAAGCATGCGCTCAAGTACTGTCAGCTGAGCCCGGGGCCGAGGCAATATCTGTACCAGTTCCGTGCAGCCATGATCCACACTCGGCTAGGGTCGCTGTATCATGCGCAGTACAG GTCGTTGTCACCTGATAACGACGGTGCCAAGCGGCGTGCCCTGATGACCCTGGCGTGCACCAACTACGAGCGATCCACGATGATGCTAGCGACCCTGGAGGAAGTAGCCCTGTTCCTGACGGCCAGGCTGGAGCATGTCGCCGCGCTCGAGATGG tTCCAGTCTCATCAAACATCAAACTGAAGTCGCTCCAAAACGCAGTAGAGTTACTCCGTCAATGCCACTCCATCATGAAGGTGCTCAGAGACAAAGAGCCAGATGAGAAAGAACAGGCGAAACCTGAAGACGATCACAGCGTTACTGACGAACTCAGCCTGCTGAAACTGTACGAGACCAAACTCCACCTGATGCTGAAGAGCATAGTGCAGTACTGCAGGTgttcgaataccaaagactaCGAGAAAATGGCGGATTCGTATAAGAGGTTGTATTTAATTAGTTTGAAGATTAAGAAGAGCGAGGATATAAGATCATACGCGGCCAGTATCTGTGACGTGCTGCAGGCTATGGATGAGGTTAGTTAA